From a single Calothrix sp. NIES-2098 genomic region:
- a CDS encoding orange carotenoid protein has product MTYTVDERTKPALETFRRFDVDTQLAILWYGYLDIKDQLNPSPPNSVEVPGKAVFDHIQNLSQQEQLQAQRDLLRGGSSEINRAYKALSPNAKLEVWLLLAQGIENGTIIPVPTEYKLPAETDQFTAQIKQLEFDQRLNFMLTAVQAQG; this is encoded by the coding sequence ATGACCTACACAGTTGACGAACGCACTAAACCAGCTTTAGAAACTTTTCGACGATTTGATGTAGATACTCAACTGGCTATACTTTGGTACGGTTATCTGGATATTAAAGATCAGCTAAACCCATCACCTCCTAACAGTGTGGAAGTTCCTGGTAAAGCCGTGTTCGATCACATCCAGAACTTGTCTCAACAAGAACAACTGCAAGCGCAACGCGACCTACTTCGGGGTGGTAGTAGTGAGATTAACCGTGCTTACAAAGCGCTAAGTCCCAATGCGAAACTAGAGGTTTGGTTGTTGCTGGCACAAGGGATAGAGAATGGAACTATCATCCCAGTTCCTACTGAATATAAACTTCCTGCTGAAACAGACCAATTTACAGCACAGATCAAACAGCTAGAGTTCGATCAAAGGCTAAATTTCATGCTGACTGCTGTACAAGCACAAGGTTAG
- a CDS encoding RND family efflux transporter MFP subunit, translating into MNTHVEIPLIGKKVKYPLRWLIGLMTAGVLVVGTTTTYNLVNRGTGKQDITQLTVPVETQNVTLRITASGKVVPVQSVNISPKNPGVLGQLYVEQGDRVQQGQIIARMDVGEIEAQILQYKANIAQAQAQLDQARAGNRPQEITQAKARLAQAEAQLAAARAGNRAQEIEQAQAQVESAKAQVNLTQARVTRYRELTRQGATSQDQLDQYISEDRRAQASLQEAQKRLSLLQSGTRTEEIEAKEAAVTEARAALVLLENGSRPEEIAQRQAAVKAAQAQLKAAEVRLADTVIRAPFTGIVTQKYANIGAFVTPTTSASSSASATSSSIVAVARGLEVLAQVPEADIGRIKPGQQVEIVADAYPDQVFKGRVRLIAPEAVVEQGVTSFQVRVALDTGTDKLRSGLNVDLTFLGDRVSDALVLPTVAIVTEKGQTGVLIPDANNKPVFHQVTVGAQIQDQTQILEGVKAGDRIFVNPPKDYKIEKAKEQSQK; encoded by the coding sequence ATGAATACGCACGTAGAAATCCCCTTGATTGGTAAAAAAGTAAAGTATCCATTGCGTTGGCTAATAGGGCTAATGACAGCGGGTGTTTTGGTTGTGGGTACAACTACTACCTACAATTTGGTGAATCGGGGGACTGGTAAACAAGACATTACTCAATTAACTGTTCCTGTAGAAACGCAAAATGTCACTCTGCGAATTACTGCTAGCGGTAAAGTAGTACCTGTTCAGAGCGTGAATATCAGTCCCAAAAATCCAGGGGTGTTGGGGCAATTATATGTCGAACAAGGCGATCGCGTGCAACAAGGGCAAATTATCGCCAGGATGGATGTTGGCGAAATTGAAGCTCAAATCCTACAATACAAAGCGAATATAGCCCAAGCCCAAGCCCAACTCGATCAAGCCCGTGCAGGGAATCGCCCTCAGGAAATTACTCAAGCTAAAGCGCGTTTAGCACAAGCAGAGGCTCAGTTAGCCGCAGCGCGTGCGGGTAATCGCGCTCAAGAAATTGAACAAGCGCAAGCGCAAGTAGAATCGGCAAAAGCCCAGGTTAACTTAACGCAAGCACGGGTAACTAGGTATAGAGAATTGACACGACAAGGTGCAACTTCTCAAGACCAGCTGGATCAATATATAAGTGAAGACAGACGCGCACAAGCTAGTTTACAAGAAGCGCAAAAACGGCTGTCTCTGTTGCAAAGTGGTACTCGTACTGAAGAAATCGAGGCGAAGGAAGCAGCTGTTACAGAAGCACGCGCCGCATTAGTGCTGTTAGAAAATGGTAGCCGTCCTGAAGAAATTGCTCAACGTCAAGCAGCGGTGAAAGCTGCGCAAGCTCAATTAAAAGCGGCTGAAGTAAGACTTGCAGATACAGTAATTCGCGCTCCTTTTACTGGGATTGTCACCCAGAAGTATGCAAACATCGGTGCGTTTGTGACGCCAACAACTTCTGCTTCTAGTAGTGCATCGGCTACTTCTAGTTCAATTGTCGCTGTCGCACGAGGTTTAGAAGTGCTAGCGCAAGTCCCAGAAGCCGATATTGGCAGAATTAAACCAGGACAACAGGTAGAAATTGTCGCGGATGCTTATCCCGACCAAGTATTTAAAGGTCGGGTGCGCCTGATTGCACCCGAAGCAGTGGTTGAACAAGGTGTAACATCCTTTCAGGTGCGGGTTGCACTAGATACTGGTACGGATAAACTACGTTCTGGCTTAAATGTTGATTTGACTTTCTTAGGCGATCGCGTCAGTGATGCTTTAGTATTACCCACAGTCGCCATTGTCACCGAAAAAGGTCAAACTGGCGTACTCATCCCCGACGCCAATAATAAACCCGTGTTTCACCAAGTAACTGTTGGGGCGCAAATCCAAGACCAAACGCAGATTTTAGAAGGAGTGAAAGCAGGCGATCGCATCTTTGTAAACCCACCGAAGGATTACAAGATTGAGAAAGCGAAGGAGCAGAGTCAGAAATAG
- a CDS encoding short-chain dehydrogenase/reductase SDR, whose protein sequence is MSTALITGASSGIGKAFAQQLAARNTNLVLVARSQEKLHQLTKELQKNYNIKVEVIVKDLTEPRAAQAIFDATQAQGLTIDLLINNAGFGDYGDFASSDGEKQVKIVQLNILALVDLTHKFLPLMRQRQSGSIINVSSITAFQPMPYLSVYAASKAFIVSFSQALWAENRPYGIRVLVTCPGPIETNFFAEANFPPTLAGNTEQMFTSEEVVEQSLKALDNWQPAIVIGDVKTQIRTILARVVPRKILLNMLARSFKS, encoded by the coding sequence ATGTCAACTGCTTTAATTACAGGAGCCTCTAGCGGTATTGGTAAAGCCTTTGCCCAACAACTAGCAGCACGGAATACTAATCTTGTTTTAGTTGCGCGTTCACAAGAAAAATTACATCAACTAACTAAAGAACTACAAAAAAATTACAATATTAAAGTAGAAGTTATAGTTAAAGACTTGACAGAACCTCGTGCTGCTCAAGCTATCTTTGATGCTACTCAAGCACAAGGATTAACGATTGACTTATTAATCAATAATGCAGGTTTTGGCGATTACGGTGATTTTGCTAGCTCTGATGGGGAAAAGCAAGTCAAAATAGTGCAATTAAATATTTTGGCTTTAGTCGATTTAACTCATAAATTTCTGCCATTAATGCGGCAACGTCAATCGGGAAGCATTATTAATGTGTCTTCTATAACCGCATTTCAACCAATGCCATATCTTTCTGTTTATGCCGCCAGTAAAGCTTTTATTGTAAGTTTTAGTCAGGCTCTATGGGCAGAAAATCGTCCCTATGGTATTCGCGTTCTCGTTACTTGTCCAGGCCCTATAGAAACTAACTTTTTTGCTGAAGCTAATTTTCCTCCGACTTTAGCAGGGAATACAGAGCAAATGTTTACTAGTGAAGAAGTGGTAGAACAGTCTTTAAAAGCTTTGGATAATTGGCAGCCAGCCATTGTGATTGGCGATGTAAAAACTCAAATTAGAACTATATTAGCAAGGGTAGTACCAAGAAAAATTCTGTTGAATATGTTAGCTAGAAGTTTTAAGTCCTAA